Proteins found in one Cetobacterium somerae genomic segment:
- a CDS encoding L,D-transpeptidase codes for MIKIFNLKLSIAFFLLTLFSFSKSAIIEKELLYDKYTLPDAYIIKIGDNYTQHRGYDWTKISNILDDVDNFTHDQYNLGSLKNYKNVNGKPGPAIKMKSPPESDIYGVRRNQGIPLYSENNLNQPERYAWDGSLVKILSRNGNFSKVQAKDIDGIWYIPNRYIETLPTKRFNKIIVINRSFQNVVTLERVGGIWKIRSKNPITTGKDKLPYSYATPLGVFVTQNKLKRMDYMKFGNESEPGGYSPYATRFSGGGYFHGFPVDLPRTSIIEYSNSLGSLPISHMCVRSSASHAQFVYNWAEVDKSLFIVID; via the coding sequence ATGATAAAAATTTTTAATCTTAAATTATCCATAGCTTTTTTTCTACTTACATTATTTTCATTTTCTAAATCAGCTATCATTGAAAAAGAACTTTTATACGATAAGTATACTTTACCTGATGCCTACATAATAAAAATAGGAGACAACTATACTCAACATAGAGGTTACGACTGGACAAAAATATCTAATATATTAGATGATGTTGATAACTTTACTCACGATCAATATAATTTAGGATCTTTAAAAAATTATAAAAATGTAAATGGAAAACCTGGACCAGCTATAAAAATGAAATCTCCTCCAGAATCTGATATATATGGCGTTCGAAGAAATCAAGGAATACCTTTATATTCTGAAAATAATTTAAATCAACCTGAAAGATATGCTTGGGACGGTAGTTTAGTAAAAATTTTATCACGAAATGGAAATTTTTCTAAGGTTCAAGCTAAGGATATTGATGGTATTTGGTATATCCCAAATAGGTATATAGAAACTCTTCCAACTAAAAGATTTAATAAAATAATTGTTATAAATAGAAGTTTTCAAAACGTTGTTACTCTTGAAAGAGTGGGAGGTATTTGGAAAATAAGAAGTAAAAATCCTATTACTACTGGAAAAGATAAGTTACCCTATAGTTATGCTACTCCGTTAGGAGTTTTTGTAACTCAAAACAAATTGAAAAGAATGGATTATATGAAATTTGGAAATGAATCTGAACCTGGTGGTTATTCTCCTTATGCTACAAGATTCTCTGGTGGTGGTTATTTCCATGGATTTCCTGTAGACCTTCCAAGAACAAGCATCATCGAATATAGCAATTCTTTAGGATCTCTTCCTATTTCACATATGTGTGTTAGATCTTCTGCTTCTCATGCTCAATTTGTATATAATTGGGCTGAAGTTGATAAGTCTTTATTTATAGTTATTGATTAA
- a CDS encoding glycogen/starch/alpha-glucan phosphorylase, producing MLIEKNLLKGRIEKQVEILFNKSINEANSFEIYQGLSKALIESISKNWLETRKKYESGKQAFYFSAEFLMGRALGNNLINLGIEKEVKEILKEIGFDINIVEDAEEDAGLGNGGLGRLAACFMDSLVTLDLPGQGYGIKYKNGIFKQKIVDGFQIETPETWLKYGDVWTICRPFDEVIVEFGDSKVRAVPYDMPIIGYGTENVNTLRLWEAKSINELDLKAFNDQNYDKALKEVNEAEDISRILYPNDSTNEGKKLRLKQQYFFTSASLQDIVRKFKRLHGTDFRKLPEFVSIQLNDTHPVIAIPELMRILCDIEGLLWKDAWKIVEKTFAYTNHTILSEALEKWWIGLYEEVVPRIFQITERIHFQFLNFLEEKYPDDKARRERMSIIQGDLIHMAWLAIYGSFATNGVAALHTDILKHIELKEWYELFPERFLNKTNGITQRRWLLQCNPELSNLITELIGDRWVTDFSQMKNLEKYSADKSIIENFLNIKLEKKKQLAKYIEETQGIKINPDSIFDIQIKRLHEYKRQLLNILHILDLYYRLKENSNLEIHPVTYIFGAKSAPGYMRAKGTIRLINEVANLINNDKDIKDMIKVIFIENYNVSVAQLLFPAADISEQISTAGKEASGTGNMKFMINGALTFGTLDGANVEIVEEAGIENNYIFGLKVEDIEKFKKEGYNPSIPYKNTIGLKRVVDALIDGTLNDEGTGLYKELYDSLLKGASWHKPDQYFVLQDFEAFRETQGRINKEFSNRENWGKKAWINISNGGKFSSDRTIDEYAKEIWKIAPQRI from the coding sequence ATGCTAATTGAGAAAAATCTTTTAAAAGGTAGAATAGAAAAACAGGTAGAAATTTTATTTAATAAAAGTATAAATGAAGCAAACTCTTTTGAAATTTACCAAGGATTAAGTAAAGCTTTAATCGAAAGTATTTCTAAAAATTGGTTAGAAACTAGAAAAAAATATGAAAGTGGTAAACAAGCATTTTATTTCTCAGCAGAATTTTTAATGGGAAGAGCTCTAGGAAATAATTTGATAAATTTAGGAATTGAAAAAGAAGTAAAAGAGATATTAAAAGAGATTGGATTTGACATAAACATAGTTGAAGACGCCGAAGAAGACGCAGGTTTAGGAAATGGTGGACTTGGAAGACTAGCTGCATGTTTTATGGACTCTTTAGTAACTTTAGATCTACCAGGACAGGGATATGGGATTAAATATAAAAATGGAATTTTTAAGCAAAAAATAGTTGATGGATTCCAAATTGAAACTCCAGAAACTTGGTTAAAATATGGTGATGTTTGGACAATATGTAGACCATTCGATGAAGTTATAGTTGAATTTGGTGATAGTAAAGTTAGAGCAGTTCCTTATGATATGCCAATAATAGGGTATGGAACTGAGAATGTGAACACTCTTAGATTATGGGAAGCTAAATCTATAAATGAGTTAGATTTAAAGGCTTTTAATGATCAAAATTATGATAAAGCTTTAAAGGAAGTTAATGAAGCAGAAGATATATCTAGAATTTTATACCCTAATGATTCAACAAATGAGGGTAAAAAACTTAGATTAAAACAACAGTATTTCTTTACATCTGCATCATTACAAGATATAGTGAGAAAATTTAAGAGATTACATGGAACTGATTTTAGAAAATTACCAGAATTTGTATCAATTCAACTAAATGATACTCATCCAGTAATTGCAATACCAGAACTTATGAGAATTTTATGTGATATAGAGGGACTATTATGGAAAGATGCATGGAAAATTGTAGAAAAAACATTTGCATATACAAACCATACAATATTATCAGAAGCATTGGAAAAATGGTGGATTGGCCTTTATGAAGAGGTAGTTCCTAGAATATTTCAGATAACAGAAAGAATACACTTTCAATTTTTAAATTTTTTAGAAGAAAAATATCCCGATGATAAAGCTAGAAGAGAAAGAATGTCAATAATCCAAGGGGATTTAATACACATGGCATGGCTTGCTATATATGGATCATTTGCGACTAATGGAGTTGCAGCACTGCATACAGATATTTTAAAGCATATAGAGTTAAAAGAGTGGTATGAGCTGTTTCCAGAAAGATTTTTAAATAAAACAAATGGAATAACTCAAAGAAGGTGGCTACTTCAATGTAATCCAGAATTATCTAATTTAATAACTGAATTAATTGGAGATAGATGGGTTACAGATTTTTCTCAAATGAAAAATTTAGAAAAATATTCAGCAGATAAATCGATTATTGAAAACTTCTTAAATATAAAATTAGAAAAGAAAAAGCAATTAGCAAAATATATTGAAGAAACTCAAGGAATAAAAATTAATCCAGATTCAATTTTTGATATTCAGATAAAAAGATTACATGAATATAAGAGACAACTTCTAAATATACTTCATATTTTAGATTTATATTATAGATTAAAAGAGAATTCAAATTTAGAAATTCATCCTGTAACATATATATTCGGAGCAAAATCTGCTCCAGGATATATGAGAGCTAAAGGGACAATTAGATTAATCAATGAGGTAGCAAATCTTATAAATAATGATAAAGATATTAAAGATATGATAAAAGTTATATTTATAGAAAATTATAATGTTTCAGTTGCACAACTTTTATTCCCAGCAGCGGATATATCAGAACAAATATCAACAGCTGGAAAAGAAGCTTCAGGAACTGGGAATATGAAATTTATGATAAATGGAGCTTTAACTTTTGGAACTTTAGATGGAGCTAATGTTGAAATTGTTGAAGAGGCTGGAATAGAGAACAACTATATTTTTGGATTGAAAGTTGAAGATATAGAAAAGTTTAAAAAAGAGGGATACAATCCAAGTATTCCTTATAAAAATACAATTGGATTAAAAAGAGTTGTAGATGCTTTAATAGATGGGACATTAAATGATGAAGGAACAGGACTTTATAAAGAGTTATACGATTCATTATTAAAAGGAGCTTCTTGGCACAAACCAGATCAATATTTTGTGCTACAAGATTTTGAAGCATTTAGAGAAACACAAGGGAGAATAAATAAAGAGTTTTCTAATAGAGAGAATTGGGGAAAGAAAGCTTGGATAAATATTTCAAATGGTGGTAAGTTTTCATCAGATAGAACAATAGATGAATATGCAAAAGAAATTTGGAAAATCGCCCCTCAAAGAATTTAA
- a CDS encoding sugar ABC transporter permease: protein MIEKNIHFEKNDSWKKIIGIYTILIIFCLITLYPLLNVLSVALRPGDQLFSTSLRIIPEDATLDNFRKAIFETDLLIWLKNSLIISTLTAIIGVFISITAGYAFSRFSFWGRKVGMMTFLVTQMFPAPMLLLPMFIILVKLKLMNSFLGLLIPYVAVSVPFSVWMLKGYFDTIPKSLEESAYIDGCKVWQVMYKIVLPVTTPALAITALFSFMTAWSEFVIARIILTSAEKLTLPVGLVNLQGSFSAEWGTYSAAALITSVPVVILFISLSRYLVGGLTVGGVKE, encoded by the coding sequence ATGATTGAAAAGAACATTCATTTTGAGAAAAATGACAGTTGGAAGAAAATAATTGGAATTTACACAATATTAATAATATTTTGTTTGATAACATTATATCCATTATTAAATGTTTTATCTGTAGCCTTAAGACCGGGGGATCAATTATTTTCAACAAGTTTAAGAATAATACCCGAAGATGCTACCTTAGATAATTTCAGGAAAGCCATATTTGAAACGGATCTTTTAATTTGGTTAAAAAACTCTCTTATTATCTCAACATTAACAGCTATAATAGGAGTATTTATCTCAATAACTGCAGGATATGCATTTTCTAGGTTTTCATTTTGGGGAAGAAAAGTTGGTATGATGACATTTTTGGTAACACAGATGTTTCCAGCACCAATGTTATTGTTACCAATGTTTATAATATTGGTAAAATTAAAATTAATGAATAGTTTTTTAGGGTTATTAATACCTTATGTGGCTGTATCAGTTCCTTTCTCAGTCTGGATGTTGAAAGGATACTTTGATACAATTCCAAAGTCATTGGAAGAAAGTGCATATATTGATGGTTGCAAAGTTTGGCAAGTTATGTATAAAATAGTGTTACCAGTTACAACTCCAGCCCTTGCAATAACAGCATTATTTTCATTTATGACAGCTTGGTCTGAGTTTGTAATAGCAAGAATAATTTTAACATCAGCAGAGAAATTAACTTTACCAGTGGGATTAGTTAATCTTCAAGGTTCTTTTAGTGCAGAATGGGGGACATATTCAGCCGCAGCACTAATAACAAGTGTACCAGTTGTTATACTATTTATTAGTTTATCAAGATATCTTGTAGGAGGATTAACTGTTGGAGGAGTTAAAGAGTAG
- a CDS encoding extracellular solute-binding protein: MRNILKKPLLVLAAGTLFSTIALGKATEITLWEQMEPAVRPTYIKIVDEFMKKNPDVKVNVVHYSNEDLRTQFQNASLAGQGPDIVYGPNDNIGIFMVSDLIKPIDKVVSKDLIQKFNEGALKSGMYDNQLYLLPEFLGNQIALLYNKDIVANAPKNWEEFLKIAQANRTVDAKDKANSKYGFLYNEKEPFWFVGFYNGFGGEIFDSKNNPTLDNQAMIDALTFVRDIRAKYNLGEAGMDYDIASQLFKQNKAAMILNGAWSWKEYEDAGINLGVAPMPIPSKNGYALFTNASKGYSLSENTSDKKTEALNKFFDYIFSPEINAEISLNQSQAPGIEAARELSQVKNDKLMQDSIETIKYTVPMPVVPEMRAIWDAVRPNLEAVLNGKMTPEDAAKKMQKDAVDGIKIIKGE, translated from the coding sequence ATGAGAAACATTTTAAAAAAACCGCTATTAGTATTAGCAGCAGGAACATTATTTTCAACAATAGCTTTAGGAAAAGCCACTGAAATAACTTTATGGGAACAGATGGAACCAGCAGTAAGACCTACTTATATAAAAATAGTTGATGAATTTATGAAGAAGAATCCAGATGTTAAGGTAAATGTAGTTCATTATTCCAATGAAGATTTAAGAACTCAGTTTCAAAATGCATCTTTAGCAGGTCAGGGTCCAGATATAGTTTATGGTCCAAATGATAATATAGGAATTTTTATGGTTTCAGATTTAATTAAGCCAATTGATAAAGTTGTATCTAAAGATTTAATTCAAAAATTTAATGAAGGAGCGTTAAAAAGTGGTATGTATGATAATCAATTATATTTACTACCGGAGTTCTTAGGAAATCAAATAGCTCTTTTATACAATAAAGATATAGTAGCTAATGCACCAAAAAATTGGGAAGAATTTTTAAAAATAGCACAGGCAAACAGAACTGTAGATGCAAAAGATAAGGCTAATTCTAAATACGGATTCCTATATAATGAAAAAGAACCATTTTGGTTTGTAGGATTCTATAACGGATTTGGAGGAGAAATTTTTGATAGTAAAAATAATCCGACTTTAGATAATCAAGCTATGATAGATGCTTTAACTTTTGTAAGAGATATTAGAGCAAAGTATAACTTGGGAGAAGCAGGAATGGATTATGATATTGCTTCTCAACTGTTTAAACAAAATAAAGCTGCTATGATATTAAATGGAGCATGGTCTTGGAAAGAATATGAGGATGCAGGAATAAATTTAGGAGTAGCTCCTATGCCAATTCCTTCAAAAAACGGTTATGCATTATTTACAAATGCATCTAAAGGATATTCATTGTCAGAAAATACATCAGATAAGAAAACAGAAGCTTTAAATAAGTTCTTCGATTATATTTTCTCTCCAGAGATAAATGCAGAAATTTCTTTAAATCAATCGCAAGCTCCAGGAATAGAGGCAGCTAGAGAATTATCACAAGTTAAAAATGATAAATTAATGCAAGATTCAATTGAGACAATTAAGTATACTGTTCCTATGCCAGTTGTACCAGAGATGAGAGCTATCTGGGATGCAGTGAGACCAAATTTAGAAGCTGTTTTAAATGGAAAAATGACTCCAGAAGATGCAGCTAAAAAGATGCAAAAAGATGCAGTAGATGGAATTAAAATTATTAAAGGTGAGTAA
- a CDS encoding carbohydrate porin, whose translation MKINKILTLLSCIILAGTVGEKTLAKEVVQTPEVVTTSYDVSALEDRIAKLEYNQEHPSFEFHGYGRSGLLLNANNDLKKGKVFNKNGVGRLGNESDTYIEAELVKNFYLDNGSWSKWHIMFAKGTDDYNDWNENVALRQAYAEMGNLPVFSGAFKESVIWAGKRFYNRRDIHITDFYFTDYSGTGAGIDNIKIGNGMLDLGVIARDYDSYDSVGPVTNSSKEDGLNVVNLLARYDIGSWEFDLGAAFSKDNENRTINNENGDYNTYSAADYGLQLGVFYNTPGYYWSGKGFSKIFAQVGYGLNAGDGLGTAGRGAEKNLDDALSARLGTFGVLPINEKWDLFTTVVAQHNKNSKFNYNATLLDPQGDSYSVDVDGLKSTWVSVVARPVYKINENFELQFEAGYYYVTEEKDNGNDVDGNLYKLTFAPTFKLNSNDFWARPEIRAFVTWAGWDNDYQKAFQSDLNSYSGKNGVNVGVQAEVWF comes from the coding sequence ATGAAAATTAACAAAATTCTTACACTTTTATCTTGTATCATCCTTGCTGGAACAGTTGGAGAAAAAACTTTAGCCAAAGAGGTAGTTCAAACTCCTGAAGTTGTAACAACGTCTTATGATGTGTCAGCATTAGAGGATAGAATTGCTAAGTTAGAGTATAATCAAGAGCATCCAAGTTTTGAATTTCATGGATATGGTAGATCTGGACTTCTTTTAAATGCAAATAATGATTTAAAAAAAGGGAAAGTATTTAATAAAAACGGAGTTGGAAGACTTGGTAACGAAAGCGATACTTATATTGAAGCTGAATTAGTTAAAAATTTCTACCTAGACAATGGTTCTTGGTCTAAATGGCATATCATGTTTGCTAAGGGAACTGATGATTATAACGATTGGAATGAAAATGTAGCTCTTAGACAAGCTTATGCTGAAATGGGAAATCTTCCAGTATTTTCAGGAGCTTTCAAGGAATCTGTAATCTGGGCTGGTAAAAGATTTTATAATAGAAGAGATATTCATATAACAGACTTTTATTTTACTGATTACTCAGGAACTGGAGCTGGAATAGATAATATAAAAATTGGAAATGGAATGTTAGATTTAGGAGTTATAGCTAGAGATTATGATAGTTATGATTCTGTTGGTCCTGTTACTAATTCTTCTAAAGAAGATGGTTTAAATGTTGTAAACTTACTTGCTAGATATGATATTGGATCTTGGGAGTTTGACTTAGGAGCTGCTTTTTCTAAAGATAATGAAAATAGAACTATAAATAACGAAAACGGAGATTATAATACATATAGTGCCGCTGATTACGGATTACAACTGGGAGTATTCTATAATACACCTGGATATTACTGGAGTGGTAAAGGTTTCTCGAAAATTTTTGCACAAGTTGGTTATGGACTTAATGCAGGAGATGGTTTAGGAACTGCTGGTAGGGGAGCAGAGAAAAATTTAGATGATGCTCTATCTGCTAGACTTGGTACTTTTGGAGTTTTACCTATCAATGAAAAGTGGGATTTATTTACAACAGTTGTTGCTCAACATAATAAAAATAGTAAATTTAATTACAATGCAACTCTTTTAGATCCTCAAGGAGACTCTTATTCTGTTGATGTTGATGGTCTTAAATCAACTTGGGTTAGCGTTGTTGCTAGACCAGTTTATAAAATCAATGAAAACTTTGAACTTCAATTTGAAGCTGGTTACTACTATGTGACAGAAGAAAAAGATAACGGTAATGATGTAGATGGAAATCTTTACAAGCTTACATTTGCACCAACATTTAAGTTAAATTCAAATGACTTCTGGGCTAGACCTGAAATTAGAGCATTTGTTACTTGGGCTGGATGGGATAATGACTATCAAAAAGCTTTCCAATCTGATTTAAACTCTTACAGTGGAAAAAATGGAGTAAATGTTGGAGTTCAAGCAGAAGTTTGGTTCTAA
- a CDS encoding carbohydrate ABC transporter permease: MSGKGRLVGKNTPYLFIAPAFIVMAIMVFYPLGYGFWLSLTNMSLRTFKNPGFVGLQNYIRVFQDPEVLATFIRTIIWTFVNVFFHVTIGLFLAILLNRKLPGKSILRVFLIIPWAMPQYIAALTWKGMFNQNFGAINLMLGWFGIQNLPWLSDPKLTFYAAIITNIWLGFPFMMMITLGGLQSIPAELYEAADIDGASPWSKFKDITLPLLKPTLTPAIILGTIWTFNMLNIIIILAGGYGNKETQILVTDVYRLAFNFYRYGFAAAYSVLIFLFLLVFSVIYVRKSNIFKEESR, encoded by the coding sequence ATGAGTGGAAAAGGAAGACTAGTAGGTAAAAATACACCATATTTATTTATAGCACCAGCTTTTATAGTGATGGCAATAATGGTATTTTATCCTTTAGGCTATGGATTTTGGTTATCTTTAACAAATATGAGTTTAAGAACATTTAAAAATCCTGGTTTTGTAGGATTGCAAAATTATATTAGAGTATTTCAAGATCCAGAAGTATTAGCAACTTTTATCAGAACTATAATTTGGACTTTTGTAAACGTATTTTTTCATGTAACTATTGGATTATTTTTAGCAATATTACTGAATAGAAAACTACCAGGAAAATCTATTTTGAGAGTTTTTCTTATAATTCCTTGGGCAATGCCTCAATATATAGCAGCTCTTACTTGGAAAGGTATGTTTAATCAAAATTTTGGAGCTATAAATTTAATGCTAGGTTGGTTTGGAATACAAAATCTACCTTGGTTAAGTGATCCAAAGCTAACTTTTTATGCGGCAATAATAACGAATATTTGGTTAGGATTTCCATTTATGATGATGATAACGTTAGGAGGATTACAATCAATTCCAGCAGAATTATATGAAGCAGCTGATATAGATGGTGCTAGTCCTTGGAGCAAATTTAAAGATATAACATTACCTCTATTAAAGCCAACTTTAACACCTGCAATTATATTAGGAACAATTTGGACGTTTAATATGTTAAACATCATAATCATCTTAGCTGGTGGATATGGAAACAAAGAAACACAGATATTGGTAACAGATGTTTATAGATTGGCATTTAATTTCTATAGATATGGATTTGCAGCAGCGTATTCAGTATTAATATTCCTATTTTTACTTGTATTCTCTGTAATATATGTGAGAAAGAGCAATATTTTTAAGGAGGAGTCAAGATGA
- a CDS encoding metallophosphoesterase family protein codes for MKILAVSDEATLERYSPEILKEMFKDIELIVSCGDVSNKYLDYLFTVLNKELVYVNGNHIYAGDHDISFCKNIDGGENCTVKGVKIVGFDGSQRYSMGAHQYSEKDVFFMVMKSYVKTMFKTVDLVISHSPIGGINEGDDPIHKGFNSYRKAIDLLKPKYWLHGHIHLKSHHEIQEGQFENTKIINVFGYKVLDLDFS; via the coding sequence ATGAAGATACTTGCAGTTAGTGATGAAGCAACATTGGAGAGATATTCTCCTGAAATTTTAAAAGAGATGTTTAAAGATATAGAATTGATAGTATCTTGTGGAGATGTTAGTAATAAATATTTAGATTACCTTTTTACTGTTTTAAATAAAGAGCTAGTTTATGTTAATGGAAATCATATATATGCAGGTGATCATGATATAAGTTTTTGTAAAAATATAGATGGTGGAGAGAATTGTACGGTAAAAGGGGTAAAAATTGTTGGATTTGATGGAAGTCAAAGGTACTCAATGGGAGCACATCAATACAGCGAAAAAGATGTTTTTTTTATGGTTATGAAAAGTTATGTTAAAACAATGTTTAAAACAGTTGATTTAGTTATTAGTCATTCACCTATTGGAGGAATAAATGAAGGTGATGATCCAATACATAAAGGTTTTAATAGTTATAGAAAAGCGATTGATCTTTTAAAACCAAAATATTGGTTACATGGACATATCCATTTAAAAAGTCACCATGAGATTCAAGAGGGCCAATTTGAAAATACAAAAATAATAAATGTATTTGGATATAAGGTCTTAGATTTGGATTTCTCTTAG
- the malQ gene encoding 4-alpha-glucanotransferase — protein sequence MKDRSSGILLHITSLPGDYGIGDFGKCAYEFVDFLEKSHQKYWQILPMGITGYGDSPYQSFSAFAGNPYFIDLNSLIKLDILTKDDLKSLSELNTISNIQYDKLYIYRYKVLKRAFLNFKNKNLLYTLNNFKNKNIWWLENYALYMAIKDKFNDKSWLEWPRDYKFRDKKTLKKAKLELEDEINFHIFLQYLFYKQWNELKSYANNKGIKIIGDIPIFIATDSADTWENPNMFCFDKKLQPTKVAGCPPDAFSADGQFWGNVLYNWKYIEENNFKWWIKRIKSCFKLYDTVRIDHFRGFESFWSIPAKAKTARFGKWEKGPGMKLFNAIKNSLGNLDIIAEDLGFLTPKVHKLLKDSGFPGMKILEFAFDSREESDYLPHKYPKKSIAYTGTHDNQTVVGWYETVNKKDKVFCDDYLNNFLKNQNIQDSSINWKFIEALWSSNSQLVIAPMQDFLGLDDSSRMNTPATLGNNWIWRVDTSFLDNKLSQKISILTKKYNR from the coding sequence ATGAAAGATAGATCAAGTGGTATTCTTTTACATATAACATCACTACCTGGCGACTATGGAATTGGTGATTTTGGAAAATGTGCCTATGAGTTTGTTGATTTTTTAGAAAAAAGTCATCAAAAATATTGGCAAATTCTTCCAATGGGAATAACTGGCTACGGTGATTCTCCTTATCAATCTTTCTCTGCTTTTGCAGGTAATCCATATTTTATAGATTTAAATTCTTTAATCAAATTAGATATCTTAACTAAAGATGATCTTAAATCCTTATCTGAATTAAACACCATATCAAATATACAGTATGATAAATTATATATATATCGATATAAAGTTTTAAAAAGAGCCTTCTTAAACTTTAAAAATAAAAATTTATTATACACTTTAAATAATTTTAAAAATAAAAATATTTGGTGGCTTGAGAACTATGCCCTTTACATGGCTATTAAAGATAAATTCAACGATAAATCTTGGTTAGAATGGCCTAGAGATTATAAATTTAGAGATAAGAAAACTTTAAAAAAAGCTAAACTTGAGCTTGAAGATGAAATTAACTTCCATATTTTTTTACAATATCTATTTTATAAACAATGGAATGAATTAAAATCATATGCTAACAATAAAGGAATAAAAATTATTGGAGATATTCCTATTTTTATAGCTACTGATAGTGCTGATACTTGGGAAAATCCTAATATGTTTTGCTTTGATAAAAAGTTACAGCCTACAAAAGTTGCTGGATGTCCTCCAGATGCTTTTAGTGCTGATGGTCAATTTTGGGGAAATGTATTATACAATTGGAAATATATTGAAGAAAATAATTTTAAATGGTGGATTAAAAGAATCAAAAGTTGTTTTAAACTTTACGATACAGTTAGAATCGATCACTTCCGAGGCTTTGAATCTTTTTGGTCAATTCCTGCTAAAGCAAAAACTGCTAGATTTGGAAAGTGGGAAAAAGGTCCTGGAATGAAATTGTTTAATGCTATTAAAAATTCTTTAGGTAATTTAGATATTATCGCAGAAGATTTAGGATTTTTAACTCCTAAAGTTCATAAACTTTTAAAAGATTCAGGTTTTCCTGGAATGAAGATATTAGAATTTGCTTTTGATTCAAGGGAAGAAAGTGATTATCTACCACATAAATATCCTAAAAAAAGTATTGCTTATACTGGTACTCATGACAACCAAACTGTTGTTGGATGGTATGAAACTGTGAACAAAAAAGATAAGGTATTTTGCGATGATTATCTTAATAATTTTTTAAAAAATCAAAATATCCAAGATAGTTCTATTAATTGGAAGTTTATTGAGGCTCTTTGGAGCTCTAATTCACAACTTGTTATAGCTCCTATGCAAGATTTTTTAGGTTTAGATGATTCTAGTAGAATGAATACACCTGCTACCTTAGGAAATAACTGGATTTGGAGAGTTGATACCTCTTTTTTAGATAACAAACTTTCTCAAAAAATATCTATTTTAACAAAAAAATATAATCGATAA
- a CDS encoding TrmB family transcriptional regulator, translating into MIENEKILENLEKIGFGRKEAEVFLELVKNPGANGSQIAKALGYPRTTVYQNLDILQKKGYINSYLDKEITLYEAIDLNELFENYKKEVNSATKFLKDELNKVEVNGKQKQFYNLNSFDDVKDRFRNILKRAEKIVYINTNLDLFEFEKDFKRLKEKGIRVILFSFNKIDYMSLGVETYIRDSFNFNVTDSEKRIMVAVDLFAAIIASNYEGEFCGTYSENKLLVNIVTEHIKNDIHLMKLENRFGKDVNKIITLDF; encoded by the coding sequence TTGATAGAAAATGAAAAAATTTTAGAAAATTTAGAGAAAATTGGTTTTGGAAGAAAAGAAGCGGAGGTTTTTTTAGAGTTAGTTAAAAATCCAGGAGCTAACGGCTCTCAAATTGCAAAAGCGCTTGGATATCCAAGAACAACAGTTTACCAAAATTTAGATATTTTACAAAAAAAAGGATATATTAATTCATATTTAGATAAAGAAATAACTTTGTATGAAGCGATTGATTTAAATGAACTTTTTGAAAATTATAAAAAAGAAGTAAATAGTGCAACAAAATTTTTAAAGGATGAATTAAATAAAGTAGAAGTAAATGGAAAACAAAAGCAATTTTATAATTTGAATTCTTTTGATGATGTGAAAGATAGATTTAGAAATATATTAAAAAGAGCAGAAAAAATTGTATATATAAATACTAATTTAGATTTATTTGAATTTGAAAAAGATTTTAAAAGGTTAAAAGAAAAAGGTATTAGAGTTATATTGTTTAGTTTTAATAAAATAGATTATATGAGTCTTGGTGTTGAAACATATATAAGAGATAGCTTCAATTTTAATGTAACTGATTCAGAAAAAAGAATAATGGTAGCAGTTGATTTATTTGCAGCAATAATTGCAAGTAACTACGAAGGTGAGTTTTGTGGAACATATTCAGAAAATAAGCTTTTAGTTAATATTGTAACAGAACATATAAAAAATGATATTCACTTAATGAAATTGGAAAATAGATTTGGGAAGGATGTCAATAAAATAATAACATTAGATTTTTAG